A genome region from Fibrobacter sp. UWP2 includes the following:
- a CDS encoding ABC transporter ATP-binding protein → MGLRETDKKPAGRETVLSVRELSVAFGFGRDARDSKPLQVTDRVSFDIGAGEFFALVGESGCGKSVTAMGILRLLPSPSARITCGEVLFAGENLAKLPLAALQKIRGSQITCIFQEPMQALNPVLRIRDQLLEVYKFGAKAYLDSCAAREPHAAKDPRAFANDEIHRMLKMAGFTEPERVLDAYPHELSGGMLQRICIVMALLPHPRLIIADEPTTALDVTVQAQVLAILKKMAGETGTAVLLITHNMGIVSEYAQRVAVMYAGRIIEMGGVRDVINNPLHPYTRGLLAAIPESHADMKNLRSIPGSVPHPRDFAVGCRFADRCEECVCGDPSLQAKCRSAELPPCKTVASQSGETHTACCFK, encoded by the coding sequence ATGGGACTACGCGAAACGGATAAAAAGCCCGCCGGTCGCGAGACCGTGCTCTCGGTGCGCGAGCTCTCGGTTGCGTTCGGGTTTGGCCGCGACGCCCGTGATTCCAAGCCATTGCAAGTGACTGACCGCGTTTCTTTTGATATTGGTGCGGGTGAGTTCTTCGCTCTGGTGGGGGAATCCGGTTGCGGAAAAAGCGTCACGGCGATGGGCATCTTGCGACTCTTGCCGAGTCCGTCCGCCCGCATCACCTGCGGGGAAGTCTTGTTTGCGGGCGAGAACCTCGCAAAACTCCCGCTTGCGGCACTCCAAAAGATCCGCGGCTCCCAAATCACCTGCATTTTCCAGGAGCCCATGCAAGCCCTGAACCCGGTGCTCCGCATCCGCGACCAGCTTTTGGAAGTCTACAAGTTCGGTGCCAAGGCGTACCTCGACTCGTGCGCGGCTAGGGAACCGCATGCGGCAAAGGATCCGCGCGCCTTCGCGAACGACGAAATCCACCGCATGCTCAAAATGGCGGGCTTCACCGAACCCGAGCGCGTTCTCGACGCCTACCCGCACGAACTCTCGGGCGGCATGCTCCAGCGCATTTGCATTGTGATGGCGCTGCTTCCGCACCCGCGCCTAATCATAGCCGACGAGCCGACCACCGCCCTCGATGTCACCGTGCAGGCGCAGGTCCTTGCCATCCTCAAAAAGATGGCGGGCGAGACCGGCACCGCGGTCCTCCTCATCACGCACAACATGGGGATTGTTTCTGAATACGCTCAACGTGTGGCGGTGATGTACGCCGGTCGAATCATCGAGATGGGTGGCGTTCGCGATGTCATCAACAATCCGCTGCACCCGTATACGCGCGGGCTTTTGGCCGCCATCCCCGAAAGCCATGCCGACATGAAGAATCTGCGGTCCATACCAGGGAGCGTTCCGCACCCGCGCGACTTTGCCGTGGGGTGCCGATTTGCGGACCGTTGCGAAGAATGCGTTTGCGGAGACCCTTCCTTGCAGGCAAAATGCCGCTCCGCCGAACTTCCGCCGTGCAAAACCGTGGCTTCCCAATCCGGCGAAACGCATACCGCGTGTTGCTTTAAATGA
- a CDS encoding GIY-YIG nuclease family protein, protein MFISDADLRQHDCWVGMFISDADLRQHDCWVGMFISDADLRQHDCWVGMFISDADLRQHDCWVGMFISDADLRQHDCRYQNVTLTKVRVSNFILECHYLSHSECIFLRMKENNTFYTYILSNTSNSVLYIGVTNNLVRRFLEHKTKINETSFTARYSVHKLVHFECFSSIKDAIAREKQLKTWHRPWKENLIRKNNPTWDDLSPSILA, encoded by the coding sequence ATGTTTATATCTGATGCTGACCTGCGTCAGCATGACTGCTGGGTCGGAATGTTTATATCTGATGCTGACCTGCGTCAGCATGACTGCTGGGTCGGAATGTTTATATCTGATGCTGACCTGCGTCAGCATGACTGCTGGGTCGGAATGTTTATATCTGATGCTGACCTGCGTCAGCATGACTGCTGGGTCGGAATGTTTATATCTGATGCTGACCTGCGTCAGCATGACTGTAGGTACCAGAATGTCACCCTGACGAAGGTCAGGGTCAGCAATTTTATTCTAGAATGTCATTATCTGTCACATTCAGAATGTATTTTTCTTCGCATGAAAGAAAACAACACATTTTACACATATATATTGTCCAACACAAGCAATAGTGTCCTATATATTGGGGTAACCAACAATCTGGTTAGAAGATTTCTTGAGCATAAAACAAAAATCAACGAGACTTCTTTTACCGCTCGATATTCTGTGCATAAACTTGTTCATTTTGAATGTTTTTCTTCCATCAAAGATGCTATTGCTAGGGAAAAACAACTCAAAACATGGCACCGGCCATGGAAAGAGAATCTCATCAGAAAAAACAATCCAACCTGGGACGATTTATCCCCCTCTATTCTAGCATAA
- a CDS encoding acyltransferase, with the protein MEKQREVYAEWLRIVAAFSVVFQHTVSSAWYDAPVNSLDFFALNFMNSLARFGVGVFIMLSGAFMLSPEYSHPPKKIFTHNLPKILVVLIFWVVVYGVINTVAEGGTALDILSTPALLFTDPATHLWFLYTLAGLYLITPALRVFTEHASKNMVLYVICIFFVFGLAIPTVSHLVSKFTDVDLYRNLGIRGTTTYAGFYLAGFYLSKYGLGQKARHILYVMALVSWVLAFYYSTYVSVMTNKPNEYFFGNFQPTTFLEAAALFCLFRAKYAKQVTTNPRLIRLSACMLGVYLVHPIFLKAFYGLKLTLLGSYPLLTAPVVAVVFFALSLAFVRGLRAIPWVKKII; encoded by the coding sequence ATGGAAAAGCAGCGGGAGGTATATGCAGAATGGCTGCGCATCGTCGCGGCATTCTCGGTGGTTTTCCAGCACACGGTGAGCTCGGCCTGGTACGACGCCCCGGTGAATTCGCTCGATTTTTTTGCACTCAACTTTATGAATAGCCTCGCCCGCTTTGGCGTGGGCGTTTTCATTATGCTGAGCGGTGCGTTTATGCTCTCACCCGAGTACAGCCACCCGCCCAAAAAGATTTTCACGCACAACCTGCCAAAAATCCTGGTGGTTCTCATTTTTTGGGTGGTTGTCTACGGCGTCATTAACACGGTCGCCGAGGGCGGAACGGCGCTTGACATTCTCTCGACGCCGGCGCTCCTGTTTACCGACCCCGCCACGCACCTTTGGTTTCTCTACACGCTCGCCGGCCTCTACCTGATTACGCCCGCACTCCGCGTGTTCACCGAACACGCGAGCAAGAACATGGTGCTCTACGTGATCTGCATCTTTTTTGTGTTCGGGCTTGCGATCCCGACCGTGAGCCATTTGGTCTCGAAGTTCACCGACGTGGACCTGTACCGCAACCTGGGCATCCGCGGGACCACGACCTACGCGGGATTCTACCTCGCGGGATTTTACCTTTCCAAGTACGGGCTCGGGCAAAAAGCGCGGCACATTTTGTATGTGATGGCGCTTGTGTCGTGGGTGCTCGCCTTCTACTACTCCACGTATGTCAGCGTGATGACGAACAAGCCCAACGAATACTTCTTCGGAAACTTCCAGCCGACCACGTTCCTCGAGGCTGCGGCGCTGTTCTGCCTGTTCCGCGCCAAGTACGCAAAGCAGGTCACGACCAACCCGAGGCTGATCCGCCTGAGTGCGTGCATGCTGGGCGTGTACCTAGTGCACCCGATTTTTTTGAAGGCGTTTTACGGGCTTAAACTCACGCTGCTAGGGTCGTACCCGCTGTTGACCGCGCCGGTTGTCGCGGTGGTTTTCTTTGCGCTGTCGCTTGCATTTGTGCGGGGGCTGCGCGCGATTCCCTGGGTCAAAAAAATCATTTAA
- a CDS encoding nucleoside-diphosphate sugar epimerase/dehydratase — MILQNEKVKNKLTSFRFRKRVLAVTDAFIVFVSGLMTHSAFYMLGIYTLEPEDMLLCFTFSVACCFGGLLFTDCYNKLWRYMNYRDYLDCVKGVFIGLLVATFFYYKFKGYMPLRYAFVHFVLCSIGVSLFRYIFKRTFLSLVNTGRTMAKQKKTLIVGAGKSCRLLLNEMFESTDVKNATPDNAAAKFLPVCIVDDDRTKLGNRIKGVEVMGSTNDIPNLCERMEIEQIIFAIPSCPSDDRRKILDICSRTNVPVKVIPYVGNMLDSDGMLGQIRDIKVEDLLGRDPIKFNNGDIRAFIEGKVCMVTGGGGSIGSELVRQIAKYAPKQIIIVDIYENNAYEIQQELWMEYGKDMNLVTLIASVRDYHRMNQIIEKFAPDVIFHAAAHKHVPLMEGSPMEAIKNNVVGTFNMATLAHIHRVKKFVIISTDKAVNPTNVMGASKRCCEMVVQYMAQQKCNYTDFIVTRFGNVLGSNGSVIPLFKRQIEQGKAVTVTHPDIIRYFMTIPEAVSLVMEAASIAHGGDIFVLDMGQPVKIVTLAENLIRMYGKVPYRDVEIKFTGLRPGEKIKEELLMNEEGLQKTKNKLIFIGKQLEIDAQTFLPQLSELKQAAEQDNEEVAVKALHRIVPTFTTPEEFNKTVKMSAVK; from the coding sequence ATGATTTTACAAAATGAGAAGGTGAAAAACAAGCTGACGAGCTTCCGCTTCCGCAAGCGCGTACTTGCCGTGACGGACGCTTTCATTGTTTTTGTATCGGGCCTCATGACCCACAGCGCCTTCTACATGCTCGGGATTTACACTCTTGAACCCGAGGACATGCTTCTTTGCTTTACCTTTAGCGTTGCCTGCTGCTTTGGCGGTCTCCTTTTTACCGATTGCTACAACAAGCTTTGGCGCTACATGAACTACCGCGACTACCTCGACTGCGTCAAGGGCGTTTTCATTGGTCTTTTGGTCGCCACGTTCTTCTACTACAAGTTCAAGGGCTACATGCCGCTCCGTTATGCCTTTGTACACTTTGTGCTTTGCAGCATTGGCGTGAGCCTTTTCCGGTATATCTTCAAAAGGACTTTCCTCTCTTTGGTTAATACCGGTCGTACCATGGCCAAGCAAAAAAAGACCCTCATTGTGGGTGCGGGCAAGTCGTGCCGTTTGCTGCTTAACGAGATGTTCGAGAGTACCGATGTGAAAAACGCCACGCCCGACAACGCCGCGGCAAAGTTCCTGCCCGTTTGCATTGTCGACGACGACCGCACCAAGCTGGGCAACCGCATCAAGGGGGTGGAGGTCATGGGCTCCACGAACGACATCCCCAACCTGTGCGAGCGCATGGAAATTGAGCAAATCATATTTGCCATCCCCAGCTGCCCCTCCGATGACCGCCGTAAAATTCTGGACATTTGTTCCAGGACCAATGTCCCCGTGAAGGTGATTCCCTACGTGGGGAACATGCTTGATTCCGACGGCATGCTCGGGCAGATTCGCGACATCAAGGTCGAGGACCTTCTGGGACGCGACCCCATCAAGTTCAACAACGGCGACATCCGCGCATTTATCGAGGGCAAGGTCTGCATGGTCACCGGCGGCGGCGGAAGCATTGGCAGCGAACTCGTGCGCCAAATCGCCAAGTACGCCCCCAAGCAGATCATTATTGTCGACATTTACGAGAACAACGCCTACGAGATCCAGCAGGAGCTTTGGATGGAGTACGGCAAAGACATGAACCTGGTGACCCTCATTGCGAGCGTGCGTGACTACCACCGCATGAACCAGATTATTGAGAAGTTCGCCCCCGACGTGATTTTCCATGCCGCAGCCCACAAGCACGTGCCCCTCATGGAAGGGAGCCCCATGGAGGCTATTAAGAACAACGTTGTCGGTACCTTCAATATGGCGACCCTCGCGCACATCCACAGGGTAAAAAAGTTCGTGATAATCAGCACCGACAAGGCCGTGAACCCCACCAACGTGATGGGCGCCAGCAAGCGATGCTGCGAGATGGTGGTGCAGTACATGGCTCAGCAAAAGTGCAACTACACCGATTTTATTGTGACCCGCTTTGGCAACGTGCTGGGGAGCAACGGCAGTGTGATCCCGCTGTTCAAGCGCCAGATTGAGCAGGGCAAGGCCGTGACCGTGACGCACCCCGACATCATTCGCTACTTTATGACCATCCCCGAGGCGGTGAGCCTGGTGATGGAGGCGGCGAGCATCGCGCACGGCGGCGACATTTTTGTGCTCGACATGGGCCAGCCCGTAAAGATCGTGACCCTGGCCGAGAACCTCATCCGCATGTACGGCAAGGTGCCATACAGGGATGTGGAGATCAAGTTCACCGGACTCCGCCCCGGTGAAAAAATCAAGGAGGAGCTCCTCATGAACGAGGAAGGCCTCCAAAAGACCAAGAACAAGCTGATCTTTATTGGCAAGCAGCTGGAGATTGACGCGCAAACGTTCTTGCCGCAGCTCTCGGAGCTCAAGCAGGCCGCCGAGCAGGACAACGAGGAAGTCGCCGTCAAGGCCCTGCACCGTATTGTTCCCACGTTCACCACCCCCGAAGAATTCAACAAGACAGTCAAGATGTCTGCTGTAAAGTAG
- a CDS encoding diphosphate--fructose-6-phosphate 1-phosphotransferase: MADNLSVLGKARKAYQPKLPAALRDGALKVALVKGKPTQSVRDQAKIKALFPNTYGAPYIGMKKATKAAAGKALNVGVVLSGGQAPGGHNVIAGIFDGIKSISKNSKLLGFLGGPSGLENGKFIVINEKIMDAYRNTGGFDIIQSGRTKLETEEQFKKCMAVAKAQKLDAIVIIGGDDSNTNAAVLGEYFQAHGATCVVCGCPKTIDGDLKNEYIETSFGFDTAVKTYSELIGNIMRDANSAQKYWHFIKLMGRSASHIALEAALQTHPNICLISEEVKAKKMKLKQVIKYVADIVAARAAAGKNFGVALIPEGLLEFIPDVGVLISELSEALAHHEKEVEGLDTAAKVELLCKWISKASAEVLKSLPSTTQGQLMLDRDSHGNVQVSLIETEKLIIEMVKKDLKSRKNFKGKFSALNHFFGYEGRCAAPSNFDADYCYSLGFTASVLAFNKMNGYMSSVRDLTKGIEKWTAGGIPITMMMNIERRHGADKPVIQKALVELNGAPFKFFAKNRDVWAKTESYTYPGPIQYWGPSEVCDITNFTIKLERGALKVK, translated from the coding sequence ATGGCTGACAATCTGTCCGTCCTCGGCAAGGCCCGCAAGGCCTACCAGCCGAAACTCCCCGCCGCTCTCCGCGACGGCGCTCTCAAAGTTGCTCTCGTGAAGGGCAAGCCCACCCAGTCCGTCCGTGACCAGGCCAAGATCAAGGCCCTGTTCCCGAACACCTACGGCGCTCCCTACATCGGCATGAAGAAGGCTACCAAGGCTGCTGCCGGTAAGGCTCTCAACGTGGGCGTGGTGCTCTCCGGTGGCCAGGCTCCTGGTGGACACAACGTGATCGCGGGTATCTTCGACGGTATCAAGAGCATCAGCAAGAATTCCAAGCTCCTCGGCTTCCTCGGCGGCCCCTCCGGCCTCGAGAACGGCAAGTTCATCGTGATCAACGAAAAGATCATGGACGCCTACCGCAACACCGGCGGATTCGACATCATCCAGTCCGGCCGTACCAAGCTCGAGACCGAAGAACAGTTCAAGAAGTGCATGGCCGTTGCCAAGGCTCAGAAGCTCGACGCCATCGTGATTATCGGTGGTGACGACTCCAACACGAACGCTGCCGTTCTCGGTGAATACTTCCAGGCCCACGGCGCTACCTGCGTGGTTTGCGGCTGCCCGAAGACCATCGACGGCGACCTCAAGAACGAATACATCGAAACCTCCTTCGGTTTCGACACCGCCGTGAAGACCTACTCCGAACTCATCGGCAACATCATGCGCGACGCCAACTCCGCTCAGAAGTACTGGCACTTCATCAAGCTCATGGGCCGTAGCGCTTCTCACATCGCTCTCGAAGCCGCTCTCCAGACCCATCCGAACATCTGCTTGATCTCTGAAGAAGTCAAGGCCAAGAAGATGAAGCTCAAGCAGGTCATCAAGTACGTGGCCGACATCGTCGCCGCCCGTGCCGCTGCCGGCAAGAACTTCGGTGTGGCCCTCATTCCGGAAGGCCTCCTCGAATTCATCCCGGATGTGGGCGTGCTCATTTCCGAACTCTCCGAAGCCCTCGCCCATCACGAGAAGGAAGTCGAAGGCCTCGACACCGCCGCCAAGGTGGAACTGCTCTGCAAGTGGATTTCCAAGGCTTCTGCCGAAGTCCTCAAGAGCCTCCCCTCCACCACCCAGGGCCAGCTGATGCTCGACCGCGACAGCCACGGCAACGTGCAGGTTTCCCTCATCGAAACCGAAAAGCTCATCATCGAAATGGTCAAGAAGGACCTCAAGAGCCGCAAGAACTTCAAGGGCAAGTTCAGCGCCCTCAACCACTTCTTCGGTTACGAAGGCCGCTGCGCCGCTCCGTCGAACTTCGACGCCGACTACTGCTACAGCCTCGGCTTCACCGCCTCCGTGCTCGCATTCAACAAGATGAACGGCTACATGAGCTCTGTGCGTGACCTCACGAAGGGTATCGAAAAGTGGACTGCCGGCGGCATTCCTATCACCATGATGATGAACATCGAACGTCGTCACGGTGCCGACAAGCCGGTGATCCAGAAGGCTCTCGTGGAACTGAACGGTGCTCCGTTCAAGTTCTTCGCCAAGAACCGCGACGTCTGGGCCAAGACTGAAAGCTACACCTACCCGGGTCCGATCCAGTACTGGGGTCCGAGCGAAGTTTGCGACATCACGAACTTCACGATTAAACTCGAAAGAGGTGCGCTTAAAGTCAAGTAA